AAGATCGGGTGCAGCACATTGCTCACCGCGGGCGTCGGGTCATAGGGCATGACCAACGAGACTTCTCGAGACGCTTCTGCCGCCTGGTATGCAAACGAGAACTGCGAACCTTTGGACAGCTCACCCGCGCAGCCTTGCGGCGTCATGACGTTGAGTCGTTTGACCTTACTCATCATGCTCTACCAGATCGGCAAGCGACTTGAGATCGATTCGGTTGTCGACAATTTCGAGCGCCATGCCCAACGCGGCAATCACCCGGAACACAGTATAAAAAGCGACGTTTTCACCGGCCTCAAGATCGATGATGGTCTTGCGACTGCATTTAGCCTTGTGCGCTAGTATTAGCTGACTGTAGCCCTTGGCTTTTCGCAGCTGACGAATGCGTTCGGCGAAAATCGCA
This region of Pseudomonas sp. R84 genomic DNA includes:
- a CDS encoding helix-turn-helix domain-containing protein; this translates as MIFISLKSHIGDILILNNPAIFAERIRQLRKAKGYSQLILAHKAKCSRKTIIDLEAGENVAFYTVFRVIAALGMALEIVDNRIDLKSLADLVEHDE